The window GCTGAGATCCAGCGTCTTGCCGCCGGGATAAGCCACCCGGCCCAGCTTCAGGATCGGGTCGTTGGCGTGATCGTACAGCACGACCGTATCGGCGGCGAAGGCGGCCCCCGCCCCCAGGGCGACGGCGGCGGCGGTAAAAATCCCCAAGGCGCGGCGGGTCATGGTAGTCCCCCTCATCTTCTCCGGAAAAAAATTGCCATCCCGGAACGACCCGTCGGGGCGCCCCGGAGGCTTCGCCCACTTTAGCCGGGGACGTGTTGCGGTTATGCGACGGCGGCATGACAATGGCGTGACGGGGGCGATGGGGTGGGCAGGCCATTGCGGCGCTTGCCCGGCGTCTTCAAAAGCCTATACTGCGCGCCTCGTTTTGAAATCCCGGACATAAGGGCGCGTCAATCATGAAAGGCCAAGTGAAGAAGGTCGTCCTCGCCTATTCGGGCGGGCTGGACACATCGGTCATCCTGCGCTGGCTGCAGGACGAGTATGGCTGCGAGGTGGTGACCTTCACCGCCGACATCGGCCAGGGCGAGGAGCTGGAACCCGCCCGCAAGAAGGCCGAGATGATGGGCATCAAGCAGATCTTCATCGAGGATCTGCGCGAGGTCTTCGTGCGCGACTACGTGTTCCCGATGTTTCGCGCCAACGCCCTTTACGAGGGCACCTACCTTCTCGGCACCTCGATCGCCAGGCCCCTGATCGCCAAGCGCCAGATCGAGATCGCCAAGCAGGTGGGGGCCGACGCCGTGGCCCATGGCGCCACCGGCAAGGGCAACGACCAGGTGCGCTTCGAGCTCACCTATTATGCGCTCAAGCCCGACATCAAGATCATCGCGCCGTGGCGCCTGTGGAATCTCAACTCGCGCACCAAGCTGATCGAGTTCGCCGACGCCCACCAGATTCCGATTCCCCACGACAAGCGCGGCGAGGCCCCCTATTCGGCCGACGCCAACCTTTTGCACATCTCGTGCGAGGGCAAGGCGCTGGAGAATCCCTGGAACGAGCCCGAGGAATACATCTTCACCCGCTCGGTATCGCCGGAAGCCGCGCCCGATCATCCGACCTACGTCGAGATCGACTTCGAAAAGGGCGACCCGGTGGCCGTCGACGGCAAGCGCCTGAGCCCGGCCGCGCTGCTGACCCGCCTGAACGAACTGGGCGGAGCCAACGGCATCGGGCGCATGGACATCGTCGAGAACCGCTTCGTCGGCATGAAGTCGCGCGGCGTCTACGAGACCCCCGGCGGCACCATCCTGTTCCACGCCCGGCGCGCGGTCGAGAGCCTGACGCTGGACAAGGGCGCCATGCACCTGAAGGACGAGCTGATGCCGCGCTACGCGGAACTCGTCTACAACGGCTTCTGGTTCGCCCCCGAGCGCGAGATGCTCCAGGCCGCCATCGACGAAAGCCAGAAGGTGGTGACCGGCACGGCGCGCGTGAAGCTGTATAAGGGCAACGTCATCGTCGTTGGCCGCAAGTCGCCGAACAGCCTTTATTCCGAGCAGATCGTCACCTTCGAGGCCGACACCGTGTACGATCAGCGCGACGCCACCGGCTTCATCAAGCTGAACGCGCTGCGCCTGCGCCTGCGCAAAAAGGTCGACTGAGGAAACCGGGGCGGGGCCGCGCGGCCCCGCCATCCTCCTTTTTTCGACAAACCAAGAGCCGGCCGCCTCGCGGCTTCATGGCTCCCATCGTCATGCCTTGATCCAATCATATATAATCAATATGATTAAATTTGATTGAGAATGAGGGCCTCCATGGAAACCAAAGTGCTGACCGCCCATGTGCCGCTCGCGCTCGCGGAAAAGGTGGACCGACTGGCCGCCCGCCTGGAGCGTCCGCGCGGTTGGATCGTCAAGCAGGCCTTGGCGGCGTGGGTCGACCAGGAGGAAGAACGCCGACGCCTGACGCTCGAGGCATTGGCCGACGTGGACGCCGGCCATGTCGTCGACCATCGGGAGGTACAGGCCTGGGCCGATAGCCTGGATACCGACGATCCGCTGCCCGCACCGCGTTGATGGACCTGAAATGGACCAGCAAGGCGCTGTCGGATTTGGTGCGCCTCCATACCTTCCTGGCGCCCGCCAACCCGCAGGCCGCGGCGCGTCTTGTCCGGTCGCTGGCAGCCGTGCCGGCGCGGCTGCTCGAACATCCGCGCATGGGTGAAAAACTGGAAGAGTTCGAGCCGCGCGAGGTTCGCCGCATTCTCGTCGACCGCTACGAAATACGCTACGAGGTCCGAGAATCGACCCTCTACGTGCTGCGCCTGTGGCACACCCGGGAGAACCGATAGGCTCCGGGGCACATTACCGCCTCAGCAGCGCCCGGCGGAAATCGGCGGCGTCTTCCGCGGCCAGCGACAGCAGTTCGTCGACGAAGCGCGGCACCACCTCGGTCGCCCGGCCGTAGCGGGCCTCGGCGAAGAGGGACGCCCCCAGCGACGGTTCCAGGTTGAGTTCGACCGTGTGCGCCTCGGTGAACTGGCGCACGTGGCGCACGAAGCCGGCCGCCGGATAGACGTTGCCCGAGGTGCCGACCGAGACGAACAGGGCGCAGCCCTCCAGCGCCGCGTAGATGCGCTCCATCTCCAGCGGCATCTCGCCGAACCACACCACGTGCGGGCGCATGCCGCCGGTCCCTCCGCACGCAAGGCAGGCCGAATCGACGGCGAGGTCGTCCGTCCAGGCGTAGACCGCGCCGCAGTCCTGGCAGCGCACCTTCAGGTGCTCGCCATGCATGTGGACAAGGTTGCGGCTGCCGGCCCGTTCGTGCAGGTCGTCGATATTTTGCGTCACGATCAGCACCTCGCCCGGCCATTCCGCCTCCAGGCGGGCCAGCGCCGCGTGCGCGGCGTTGGGAACGACCGTTCCCTTCATCAGGGTGCGCCGGCGGCTGTTGTAGAAATCGTGCACCTTTACCGGGTCGCGGGCGAAGGCCTCGGGCGTCGCCACCTCCTCGACGCCGACCTTGGCCCATACGCCGTCGGCGTCGCGGAAGGTGTCGAGCCCCGATTCCTTGGAAATTCCGGCCCCCGTCAGCACGACGATGGCATTGTGGTGCGGTGTGGTCATCGTTCCTCCTGACCCCTCGGGGTGGACCGGCGGCATGGCGCCATGATAAGTCAGCCGAGGCATTGAAGGACACGGAGGGTGGGCGTGGTCAACGTCCTTTTCGTCTGCCTCGGCAACATCTGCCGTTCGCCAGCCGCCGAGGGGGTGTTCCGCTCGCTGGTCGAGCGCGAGGGGCTGGCCGGAAAGATCGCCTGCGATTCGGCGGGCACCGGGTCCTGGCATGTCGGCAAGGCGCCGGACGCCCGCATGCGGGCCGCCGCCAGGCAGCGCGGCTATGATCTCGAGTCGCTGCGCGGCCGCCAGGTGACGGCGCGGGATTTCGAGCGTTTCGACTACGTGCTGGCCATGGACGGGGAGAACCTCGCCAACCTGTCGATTCTCTGCCCCAGGGGCCGCGAGAACCGACTTGGCCGCCTGCTCGACTTCGCGCCCGAGGTGGGCCGGCGCGACGTGCCCGATCCCTATTACGGCGGCGCCGACGGCTTCGAGCGGGTGCTCGACCTCGTCGAGGCGGGGGCCCGGGGGCTGCTGGCCGACATCCGGGCCAAGCACCTGTAGGAACCCCGATGTCCGCCCTTACCGAGCGCATCGAAACCATCACCGGCAGCCGGCCGGAGCGCGTCCGGCCCCTGGCTGGCGGCAGCGTCAGCGAGGTCTATCGCGTCGACCTCGCCGACGGCCGGACCCTGGTCGCCAAGACCGGACACGCGGGCGGCGGCCTGGCCGTCGAGGGCTACATGCTGCGCCGGCTGGCCGAGCTATCCGACCTGCCGGTGCCGGCCGTGCTCTACGCCGAGGACACCCTGCTGCTGATGGACTACGTCGAAGCCGGCGGGCGCCTGGACGACGGCGCCCAGGCCCACGCCGCCGAACTGCTGGCCGCCCTGCACGAGATCAGGGGCGAGGCTTTCGGCTTCGAGCAGGACACCCGGATCGGCGGCCTGCCCCAGCCCAATCCGAAGACGGCGCGCTGGCTCGATTTCTTCCGCGACCGGCGGTTGATCCACATGGGCCGCGAGGCGCTGCGGGCCAAGCGCCTGCCGGGCCATCTGATGGGACGCCTCGAGACGCTGGCCGGCCGGCTGGCGACCTGGATCGTCGAGCCGCCCTACCCCGCCCTGCTGCACGGCGACCTGTGGGGCGGCAACATCCTGGCCTACCGCGGCCGCGTGGTCGGATTCATCGATCCCGCCATCTACTACGGCGACCCCGAGATCGAACTCGCCTTCGGCACGCTGTTCGGCACCTTCGGCCCGCCGTTCTTCGCCCGCTATGGCGAACTGCGGCCGATCCGGGAAGGCTTTTTCGAGGAGCGGCGCGATCTCTACAACCTCTATCCGCTGCTGGTCCATGTGCGCCTCTTCGGCGGCTCCTATGTCGGCGCCGTCGAACGGACGCTGACCCAGTACGGGTGTTGAGATGGACGCTGCCCGCCCCGACCTCGTCATCTTCGACTGCGACGGCGTACTGGTGGACAGCGAGCTTCTGGCCAGTCGCCTGCTCGCCGAGGCCCTGGCCGCCGAGGGCTATGCGGTCACCGAGGCCGACTGCCGGGCCCGCTTCACCGGCATCAGCATCCGTTCCGTGATCGAAATCATCGAGGCGGAACGCGGGACGCCGTTGCCCGCCGATTTTGAGGACAAGGTCAGGGCCAACGACCTGGCGGTGTTTGCCCGCGAACTGAAGGCGGTGCCGGGGGTGGCGGCGGCGCTGGCCCGAATTCCGACCGCCAAATGCGTGGCCTCGTCGGGGGCGCCCGAGAAGATCCGCCATTCGCTGACGGTGACCGGGCTGATCGATTTCTTCGCGCCCCATCTGTTCAGCGCCCATATGGTCAGGCGCGGCAAGCCGGCGCCCGACCTGTTCCTGTTCGCCGCCGCCAAGATGGGCGTCGAGGCCGCCCGCTGCGTGGTGGTCGAGGACAGCGCGGCCGGGGTCGCGGCGGCCGGCGCGGCCGGCATGCCGGTGCTGGGCTTCGCCGGCGGCGGCCATGCCGGCGACGGCTACGCGGCCATGCTCAAGGCCACCGGCGCCGCCCGGGTGTTCGACGACATGGCCGAACTGCCGGCCCTGCTTCAGGGGGTGTCGTCCAGCGGATAGTCGACCAGGGGCTCGTAAAGCGCCCCTTCGCTGCCCAGGTGGCTGCGAAACAGCGTGAAGGCGTCGGCCGTGAACGGGCCGCCGAACGAGCCCTGCCGGGTCTGCATGTATTCGCCGACCCGGCCGACCGGGGTTCCGCGCAGGCGGGCCAGCGTCACGTGCGCCTTGAAGTTGCGCCGCTCGGGCGCAAGGCCGCAACGGACCACCGCCGATTCCACCTTTCCGTAAAGGTGGCCGATGGCGGGGCCGGCCTCGACGCCGGCCCACACGGTGTGCACCTGGCGGCCGCGGTCGAAGCAGCCGATGCCGGCGATGCTCAAGGGGAAGGCCGGGGCGCGGATGGCCGCCAGCGCCGCGTCGATGTCCTCGGCCTGTCCCTCGTCGACCTCGCCGATGAAGCGCAGCGTGACGTGCAGGCTTTCGGGGCGCACCCAGCGCGCGCCCGGCAAGCCGCCGGCCAGCAAGGCCAGGCGGGCGCGGATGGCGGAAGGAAGCGGGATGCCGACGAACAGGCGCATGGCGGGTCCGATAGGGCGGCGCCGCTCGCCTACAGGAACAGCGTCAGCACGCCGGTGTAGGCGTAGAGGCGGTTGAAGGAAATCTCGCCGTTGGCGTAGAAGCCGACCAGCGGAATGTCGCCCAGCACGCTGCGGATCAGCGCCATCTCGCCGCCGGCCTCGCCGAACATGTTGGGGCCGCGGGCGATGCACGAGATGTAGATGCCGCCCCGCGGCGGCCGCTCCAGGCGGCTTTTCAGGCGCTCCAGCATGCGCCGGAGGTCGTCGGCGGCGCTGGCCGGATCGCGCTTGACGAAGATCACCCGGTCGCCCGGCTCGACCTGCTGGCCGATGGCCAGCCAGCCGCGCGCCGGATCGATGCCCAAGAGGTTGCGCACCAGGTAGTCGCCGGTGTCCGAGCCGGCGATCGGCAGGGCGGCGTGGATATAACCCGCCGCCTTCGAGAGGTCGGAGGCAAGCTCGGGGCCGATGTCGGCCTTCAGCACGTCCAATGCCCGCTGGCCGTCGAGGCCGATCAGCACGTTGTCCAGACAATCCGAGATTTCGTGGCTTTCGCCGACCGGCGTGCAGCCCTGGCTCAAGCCGGTGACGACGGGAAGGTCGGGCGCGAAGAGGACGCCGGAGACGCCGCCGCCGGTGACCCGCCCGGCCACCTGGTGGGGCGCCTCGCGCGACGAGGTGAGGCCGCCGACCAGGAAGTCGGCGCTGGCTTGCGCTATTTCGTCGATCAGCCCGGCCAGATCCTCGCAGGCGGGATCGGCGTGCACCAGGCCCAGCACCGGCGCGGTGCGGGCGATCCACGCCCGCTGCGTCTCGCCCAACTGGCGGAGCCCGGCGGTCAGCGACGGAAAGACGCAGAAGCTTTCGGGAGGCAGCGTTGCCAGCATCGCCACCACCGCCGGGCGGTCGAAGTATTCCGTCTCGTCGGCGCAAATCCCCATGGCGACGGTGCCGACCCAATGCTCGACCCCGGTCTTCTGGCGCAGGTAGGTGAGGATGCTGGGCAGGTCGCTGGCCAGCACGTCGGTCACGTAGACGAAGCCCAGCGTTGCCTCCTTCGCGGCATCGCCCAGCGCGTCGGCACAGGCCTTGACGGCGTGCGCCCAATCCTCGGCGGCGGCGTGGGCGACCTTGAAGGGGGTCATCGGTGGGCTGTCCTCCATGCTTTTATCCTTCCCGTCCGGCATCATAGCGCAACCGATGGGCGTGCCGAAACCGTGACGACGGCCGGCCGTCAAGGGTCGTCGATCAGGCGTTTGACGTAGGGCAGGATGCGCTCGACGATAACGGCGACGCCGGCCGGGGTGGGATGAAGGCCGTCCGCCTGGTTGAGGGAGCGCTCGGCCGCCACGCCGTCGAGAAAGAAGGGATAGAGGGGAACGCCGTGGCGGGCCGCCAGCCGGGGAAACATGGCGTCGAATTCGGCGGCGTAGTCGCGCCCATAGTTGGGCGGGGCCTTCATGCCGGTAAGCAGGACCTTGAGCCCCTGGGCCTTGGCCCTGGTCACGATGGCGTCGAGGTTGGCCTCGGTCTTTTTGGGGTCGAGGCCGCGCAGGCCGTCGTTGGCCCCCAGTTCGACGATCAGGGCGGCGGGCGGACCGTCGGCGCCGGTGGCCAGCGCCCAGTCGAGGCGCCGGAGGCCGGCGGCGGTGGTGTCGCCCGACACCCCGGCGTTGACTACCCGGGCCTCGATGCCGTCGGCCTTCAGCGCCGCCTGAAGGCGGGCCGGAAAGGCATCGTCGCCGGCCAGCCCGTAGCCGGCGGTCAGGCTGTCGCCCAGCACCACGATGCGCGGCGGGGCCGCATCCGCCGGCGCGGCGCCGGCCAGCACCGTCAGGTTGACAAGCCCGGCCATCACGCCATATCGGATGCTACGGGGAAGACGGCCGAGAATCATCATACCTGGAGCCTCAATGTCCCATCGCCCTGCCACGCCCGAAGCCGCCCTCCGCCTCGACGATGTCCACCTCACACTGGCCAGCGCGGCCGGCCAGGTCAACATCCTGCGTGGCCTCGACCTCGCGATCGCCGCCGGCGAGACGGTCGGCGTCATCGGCCCCTCGGGGTCGGGCAAGACCAGCATGCTGATGGTCATCGCCGGCCTCGAGCGGCCGACCGCGGGCCGCGTCCACGCCGCCGGCGTCGATCTGACGGCCCTGGACGAGGACGGGCTGGCGCTCTTCAGACGCGATCATATCGGGATTGTTTTCCAGAACTTCCACCTGGTTCCGACCATGACGGCGCTGGAAAACGTGGCCATTCCGCTGGAATTCGCCGGCCGTTCCGACGCCTTCGAGGCGGCCCGCGCCAGCCTGGAGCGGGTCGGTCTCGGCCACCGCGTGACCCACTATCCCAGCCAGCTTTCGGGCGGCGAGCAGCAACGCGTCGCGCTGGCCCGCGCCTTCGTCGCCGAGCCGGCCATCCTTTTGGCCGACGAGCCGACCGGCAACCTCGACCGCGCCACCGGCGAAACGGTGATGGACGCGCTCTTCGACCTCCAGCGGCGCTGCAACACCACGCTCGTGCTGGTCACCCACGAGCCGGAGCTGGCCCGCCGTTGCACCCGCGTCATCCACCTGGCGGACGGACGCATCGCCGGCGACGAAAGCGTGCCGGCGCCGCGCGCGGCGGCCCAGGCACGCCCATGAACGGCCTCGGCCTCGCCTTCCGGCTGGCCCGCCGTGAACTGAGGGGCGGCCTCAAGGGGTTCCGCGTCTTCATCGCCTGCCTGACCCTGGGCGTCGCCGCCATCGCCGCGGTCGGCTCGCTGAACCAGTCGGTCGTGGCCGGCCTGGCCGCCGACGGCCGCGCGCTGCTGGGCGGCGACGTCGACGTGCGGACCCAGCAGGCGCCGGCCGACGCCGGGCAACTGGCCTATCTGAAGGCGCAGGCGACACGGCTTTCGACCGTCGTCCAGATGCGCGCCATGGCCCGCCCGGAGACCGGCGTCGACACCCGCGCCCTGGTCGAGCTGAAGGCGGTGGACGGGGCCTATCCGCTGGTCGGCGCCCTGGCCACCGAGCCCCAAGCCCCTCTCGCCTCCCTGCTGGAGAAGCGGGACGGCGGCTGGGGCGTCGTCGTCGATCCGAATCTGCTTACCAAGCTGGGCATCGAGCCGGGGGCCCGGTTGCGCATCGGGGATGCCGAGTTCGTGGTCAGCGCCACCATCGCGCGCGAGCCCGACCGGGTGGCCAGCATGCTGAGCTTCGGGCCGCGTGCCCTGATCGCCGAGGCGGCGCTGGCCGACACCGGGCTGGTGCAGCCGGGCAGCCAGATCGTCTACCACTACCGCCTCACGCTGCCGGCCGGCGTCGATCCCGAGGCCTGGGGCGAGGCGACGGCGGCGGCCTTCCCCGACGCCGGCTGGCGCATCCGCGGCCTCGACGACGCGGCGCCGGGGGTGCGACGCTTCATCGATCGCATGACGCTTTTCCTCACCTTCGTCGGCCTGACCGCGTTGTTGATCGGCGGCATCGGCATCGGCAACGGCGTGAAGAGCTATCTCGACGGGCGTACCGCGACCATCGCCACCCTGAAATGCCTGGGCGCCTCGGGGCGGCTGGTGTTTACCGTCTACCTGATCCAGATCATGGGCCTGGCCTGCGTCGGCGTCGTGCTCGGCCTCCTGCTCGGCGGCGTGGCGCCCCTCGCCGCCGTGGCGCCGCTGGCCGGCCTGCTGCCGGTGCCGCCACGTCTCGGCTTCTATCCCGTCCCCCTGATGTGGGCGGCGGTCTTCGGCCTGCTGACGGCGGCCACCTTCGCACTGTGGCCGCTGGCCCGGGCCCGCGACGTGCCGGCCGCCAACCTGTTCCGCGCCTTCGTGGCGCCGCTGGACGGACGGCCGCGCGCCCGCTACGTCGGCCTCGTCGCAGCGGGCATCGCCGCGCTGGCCGCGCTGACCGTCGCCGGCGCCGGCGAAACCCGGGCCGCCCTGTGGTTCGTCGGCGGCTCGCTGGTCGCCTTCGCCGTCCTGCGCGGTGCCGCCTTCCTGATCATGCGGGCCTCGGCCGGCGTGGCCCGGCCGGCCGGCGCCGAGTGGCGCCTGGCGCTGGCCAACCTGCACCGGCCCGGCGCCTCGACGCCCAGCGTGGTCGTCTCGCTCGGCCTCGGGCTGGCCGTGCTGGTCGCCGTGGTGCTGATCCAGGGCAATCTCAGCCGCCAGATCGGCGAGCGCCTGCCCAAGGAGGCCCCCGCCCTTTTCTTCATCGACATCCAGCCCGACCAGGTGGCCGCCTTCGATGCGACCGTCACCTCCATCCCGCAGGCCAGCGATTACCGCCGGGTGCCGACCCTGCGCGGGCGCATCGTGAAGATCGCCGGCGTGCCGGTCGAGAAGGCCGCCGTCGCCCCCGACGCCGCCTGGGCGGTACGCGGCGACCGGGCGCTGACCTATGCCGCCGAGCCCAGCGCCGATTCCGAGATCGTCGCCGGGAAGTGGTGGCCCGCCGACTATGCCGGACCGCCCCTCGTCTCCATCGATGCCTCCCTCGCCCGCGGCTTCGGCGTCGGCCTCGGCGATACGCTGACGTTCAACGTGCTGGGCCGCGAGATCGAGGCCCGCATCGTCGCCCTGCGCGAGATCGACTGGCGCTCGCTGCGCTTCGACTTCGCCGTCATCTTCGCGCCGGGGACCCTGGAGGGAGCGCCGCAATCCTTCATCGGCGCCGTCCACGCGCCGCCGGGCGCCGACGCCGCCATCGAGAAGGCGGTGACCGAGCGTTTCGCCAACATCTCGACCATCCGGGTGCGCGACGCCCTGGAATCGGCGGCGCGCATCCTGGCCGGGGTGGGCGGCGCGGTCAGGGCGGCGGCATCGGTGACCATCCTGGCCGGCGTGCTGGTGCTGGCCGGCGCCGTGGCGGCGGCCCGTCGGCGGCGGCTCTACGACGCGATCGTTTTCAAGGTGCTGGGGGCGACGCGTACGCGCGTGCTCAAGGCCTTCGTGCTCGAATACGGCATCCTCGGCCTGACCACCGGCGCCATCGCCGCCGTTATCGGCGGCGTCGCCGCCTGGGCGGTGATCGTGTTTTTGATGGAAAGCCCGTGGGTCCTGCTGCCGGGCGCCATGGCGGCGACCCTGGCGGCCGGCCTGCTGGTGACGCTGGCGGTCGGTTTCGCCGGCACCTGGCGGGCCCTGGGCCAGAAGGCGGCGCCCTATCTGCGCAACGAATAATGACAAAAATTTAATCCCGCGCACCCCCCACCGAAGCCCGGAATCCCTTGAATTGCCAGCGTTTCATGCCATATTAGCGGCAAGTGGTTTGCATTATCTGAAAGGGAAACCATCCATGGCATTCGGACCCGATAAACGGTTTGAGCTGCGCACCGCGACGATGACGCGCGCCCAGGCCGAGGCCGCTGAGATCGATGTGGGCCTGCGTGAATACATGCTGCGGGTCTACAACTACATGGCGTCGGGCCTGGCGCTGACCGGCATCATCGCCTACCTGACGGCCACCACGCCGGCCGTGCTGAACCTGCTTTACGCGGTCGGCCCCAACGGCGCCGTGCAGGCGACGCCGCTGGCCTGGATCGTCATGCTGGCGCCGCTGGCCTTCATCCTGGTGCTGTCGTTCGGCGTGCAGCGCATGCAGGCCTCGACGATGCAGATGGTGTTCTGGGCCTTCTCGGCGGTCATGGGCCTGTCGCTGGCCAACATCTTCCTGGCCTTCACCGGGGCCTCCATCGCCCGGGTGTTCTTCATCACCGCCGGCACCTTCGGCGCGATGAGCCTTTACGGCTACACCACCCGGCGGGATCTGACCGCCATCGGCTCGTTCCTGTTCATGGGCCTGATCGGCATCGTCATCGCCTCGCTGGTCAACATGTTCCTGCAGAGCACGGCGATGCAATTCGTCATCTCGGTGGTGGGCGTGCTGGTGTTCGTCGGCCTCACCGCCTACGACACCCAGAAGATCAAGCTGCTGTACCTGGAATCGGATGCGGCCGAGATCGCCACCAAGAAGGCGATCATGGGCGCGGTGACGCTCTACCTCGACTTCATCAACCTCTTCATCATGCTCCTGCACCTGTTCGGCCAGCGCCGCTGACGCGCGCGGAGCGCCTGAAACGAAACCCCGGGAGGCCACCTCCCGGGGTTTTTCGTTGGGACATAGGCGTTGCCGCGATCAATCGCCGGCGCCGGCCGCCTCGAACTGGTCCCAGGCTTCGAGCGTCATCGCCCCGTAGATGAGCGAAGGCCCGCCGCCCATGTAGACGGCCATGGCGATGGTTTCCACCATCTCCTCGCGGCTGGCGCCCAACTCGCGGGCCGCCTTGACGTGAAAAGCGATGCAGCCGTCGCAGCGCACGGCGATGCCGATGGCGGTGGCGATCAGTTCCTTGGTCTTGGGATCGAGGGTGCCGGCCTTGGTGGCCGCCTTGGCGAGGGCCGAGAAGCCCTGCAGGGGTTCGGTCGCGCCTTTGCGCAGAACGCCGATGGCGCGGCTCAAATCCTTGGCCATCTGGGGAAAGTCTTTGCTCATCGATTTCTCTCTTTCTGACGTTTCTTCCGGGATCGGCAGCAGTCCGTCCGCCATCCGGTTTCCACTTTCTTTCCGATGAAATCAAGCCCGCTCGGCCCTGGCGCGCGAAAAACGCCTTTCGCCCGCCGGCACGTGACGATCCGGCGAAACTGGCGTACGGTGCGGGGGTGCGTGGGTGCGGCCGGGTTGGCGTCAGGCGATGAGCGAGGCTGGGCGAAGATTTCCGTTGCGGGTGGCACTGGCCGTCCTCGCGCTGGCCGTCCTCGCGCTGGCCATCGTCGCCAGCTACGGCGTTTACCGTCAGGCCTGGC of the Shumkonia mesophila genome contains:
- a CDS encoding ABC transporter permease: MNGLGLAFRLARRELRGGLKGFRVFIACLTLGVAAIAAVGSLNQSVVAGLAADGRALLGGDVDVRTQQAPADAGQLAYLKAQATRLSTVVQMRAMARPETGVDTRALVELKAVDGAYPLVGALATEPQAPLASLLEKRDGGWGVVVDPNLLTKLGIEPGARLRIGDAEFVVSATIAREPDRVASMLSFGPRALIAEAALADTGLVQPGSQIVYHYRLTLPAGVDPEAWGEATAAAFPDAGWRIRGLDDAAPGVRRFIDRMTLFLTFVGLTALLIGGIGIGNGVKSYLDGRTATIATLKCLGASGRLVFTVYLIQIMGLACVGVVLGLLLGGVAPLAAVAPLAGLLPVPPRLGFYPVPLMWAAVFGLLTAATFALWPLARARDVPAANLFRAFVAPLDGRPRARYVGLVAAGIAALAALTVAGAGETRAALWFVGGSLVAFAVLRGAAFLIMRASAGVARPAGAEWRLALANLHRPGASTPSVVVSLGLGLAVLVAVVLIQGNLSRQIGERLPKEAPALFFIDIQPDQVAAFDATVTSIPQASDYRRVPTLRGRIVKIAGVPVEKAAVAPDAAWAVRGDRALTYAAEPSADSEIVAGKWWPADYAGPPLVSIDASLARGFGVGLGDTLTFNVLGREIEARIVALREIDWRSLRFDFAVIFAPGTLEGAPQSFIGAVHAPPGADAAIEKAVTERFANISTIRVRDALESAARILAGVGGAVRAAASVTILAGVLVLAGAVAAARRRRLYDAIVFKVLGATRTRVLKAFVLEYGILGLTTGAIAAVIGGVAAWAVIVFLMESPWVLLPGAMAATLAAGLLVTLAVGFAGTWRALGQKAAPYLRNE
- a CDS encoding Bax inhibitor-1/YccA family protein gives rise to the protein MAFGPDKRFELRTATMTRAQAEAAEIDVGLREYMLRVYNYMASGLALTGIIAYLTATTPAVLNLLYAVGPNGAVQATPLAWIVMLAPLAFILVLSFGVQRMQASTMQMVFWAFSAVMGLSLANIFLAFTGASIARVFFITAGTFGAMSLYGYTTRRDLTAIGSFLFMGLIGIVIASLVNMFLQSTAMQFVISVVGVLVFVGLTAYDTQKIKLLYLESDAAEIATKKAIMGAVTLYLDFINLFIMLLHLFGQRR
- a CDS encoding carboxymuconolactone decarboxylase family protein, with amino-acid sequence MSKDFPQMAKDLSRAIGVLRKGATEPLQGFSALAKAATKAGTLDPKTKELIATAIGIAVRCDGCIAFHVKAARELGASREEMVETIAMAVYMGGGPSLIYGAMTLEAWDQFEAAGAGD